From a single Aquincola tertiaricarbonis genomic region:
- a CDS encoding PoNe immunity protein domain-containing protein: protein MIRAAMGDQAYWVQWGQFRLATIRDEEETFKSPSENPVYRPQYVLNNTLHRLRYIVTLYSSGAPIRELSQHFSGLLDAWELSNRLSDEVCREHGLQSCRDWDFSLSNLNHYNWCFWLVGLALCLEVPEAQWRRLLVLLAGEGEDVLLDRVIASRSPGRRIGHTLLHAKPYGRLLQAVQASKEQQAALLKDFVDYWYAELKRPPPPNRKAPTIQPFWYIWGDPERHPIEKGSYFGRWCIEAAAAVKAFGLDDHLCLGHEHYPGDLLRPDGPSTHPARDEPNRSWLSRLFAKN from the coding sequence ATGATCCGAGCAGCAATGGGTGATCAAGCATATTGGGTGCAATGGGGCCAGTTTAGACTTGCTACCATCAGGGACGAAGAGGAGACGTTTAAAAGTCCAAGTGAAAATCCTGTCTATCGGCCTCAGTACGTACTCAACAATACGCTGCATCGCCTTCGATATATCGTAACTCTCTATTCATCGGGTGCGCCCATTCGAGAGCTCTCGCAGCACTTCTCCGGGCTGCTCGATGCCTGGGAGCTGTCGAACCGCCTGAGCGACGAGGTTTGCCGGGAGCACGGCTTGCAGAGTTGTCGGGATTGGGACTTCTCATTGAGCAACCTAAATCACTACAACTGGTGTTTCTGGCTGGTGGGTTTGGCTTTGTGCCTGGAGGTCCCCGAGGCGCAATGGCGGCGTTTGCTAGTGCTCTTAGCAGGAGAAGGTGAAGACGTGTTGCTGGATCGAGTGATCGCCAGCCGCAGCCCCGGGCGTCGTATCGGCCATACCCTTCTCCACGCAAAGCCCTACGGGCGCTTGCTCCAAGCGGTGCAGGCAAGTAAGGAGCAGCAAGCCGCGCTGCTGAAGGACTTCGTTGACTACTGGTATGCCGAACTCAAGCGCCCGCCGCCCCCGAACCGCAAAGCTCCGACAATCCAGCCCTTTTGGTACATCTGGGGTGACCCAGAAAGGCACCCGATCGAGAAAGGCAGCTACTTTGGGCGCTGGTGCATCGAAGCAGCGGCTGCGGTCAAGGCCTTCGGCTTGGATGACCACCTTTGTCTGGGACATGAGCACTACCCCGGCGACTTGCTGAGACCAGACGGCCCCAGCACTCATCCTGCGCGCGATGAACCCAATAGAAGCTGGCTGAGTCGGCTGTTCGCAAAAAATTGA